The Sorangiineae bacterium MSr11367 genome window below encodes:
- a CDS encoding methylmalonyl-CoA mutase family protein: MSASTPSPYRPQHHVRLVSAASLFDGHDAAINVMRRLMQSSGAEVIHLGHNRSVAEIVHTAIQEDVQGIAITSYQGGHVEYFKYMIDLLRQAGAKIEVFGGGGGTILPTEIEELHAYGVSRIYSPDDGRAMGLQGMINDLLQRCDFVKRSPEFEPLLARLPQREPATIAALITIAENFPEAGDRLREALANLPKPDRKIPVLGITGTGGAGKSSLVDELVRRFLADSSDKTVAVLSVDPSKRKSGGALLGDRIRMNAIDDPRVYMRSLATRQSNLALSKHVGESIEVCRAAGFDLVIVETSGIGQSDTEITEHADVSLYLMTAEYGAATQLEKIDMLDFADIIAINKFDKRGSLDALRDVKKQWRRNHNAFTLPDEDVPVYGTIASQFNDPGMNGLYRTIISVLAKKTGASLAANGSLTGGMSEKRWIIPPERTRYLAEIVETCEAYDAFVRSQAAIARRMYQLHGAIETLRANIGKKSLEIVEPTGVDDVVQVTERTAEEPSYLGELERLYQDLAARLAPECKKLLDEWPATKRRYAAAKYQFQVRDKVIELDLISETLSHLRVPKVALPKYEDWGDILTWLLREAPPGQFPFTAGVFPLKREGEDPARMFAGEGGPERTNRRFHYVSRGLPAKRLSTAFDSVTLYGEDPDPRPDIYGKVGNSGVSIANVDDAKKLYSGFDLANPATSVSMTINGPAPMLLGFFLNAAIDQGCEKWIKSQGKEAEIDKKIDALYAERGLPRPRYQGSLPEGNDGLGLMLLGVSGDEVLPREVYEKIRAATLSQVRGTVQADILKEDQAQNTCIFSTEFALRMMGDIQQYFIDNRVQNFYSVSISGYHIAEAGANPISQLAFTLANGFTFVEYYLSRGMHIDDFAPNLSFFFSNGMDPEYTVIGRVARRIWSRTIRDKYDGNERSQKLKYHIQTSGRSLHAQEIAFNDIRTTLQALLALMDNCNSLHTNAYDEAITTPTEESVRRALAIQLVITKEFGLAKNENPTQGSFIVEELTDLVEAAVLTEFRSISERGGVLGAMERMYQRSKIQEESLYYETLKHNGALPIVGVNTFLDPKGSPTVTPPEVIRATKDEKDYAIDARNAFWKRNDERAQAALAGIERSALDGGNVFAALMEACKVCTLGQLSGSLYRVGGQYRRNM; this comes from the coding sequence ATGTCCGCCTCGACGCCTTCTCCTTACAGGCCCCAACATCACGTTCGGCTGGTGAGCGCCGCATCGCTCTTCGATGGGCACGATGCGGCCATCAACGTGATGCGCCGACTCATGCAGTCGTCGGGGGCCGAGGTCATTCACCTCGGGCACAACCGCTCCGTCGCCGAGATCGTCCACACAGCCATCCAGGAGGATGTGCAGGGCATCGCCATCACGTCGTACCAGGGCGGCCACGTCGAGTACTTCAAATACATGATCGATCTGCTGCGCCAGGCCGGCGCAAAGATTGAGGTGTTCGGCGGCGGCGGGGGCACCATCCTGCCGACGGAGATCGAGGAGCTGCACGCGTACGGCGTATCCCGGATTTACTCGCCGGACGATGGGCGGGCCATGGGCCTGCAAGGCATGATCAACGATCTGCTCCAGCGGTGCGACTTCGTCAAACGGTCGCCCGAGTTCGAGCCGCTGCTCGCGAGGCTTCCGCAGCGCGAGCCTGCGACGATTGCGGCGCTCATCACCATCGCGGAGAATTTTCCCGAGGCGGGTGACCGGCTGCGCGAGGCGCTGGCAAACTTGCCCAAGCCCGATAGGAAGATCCCCGTGCTGGGCATCACTGGCACGGGCGGCGCGGGCAAGTCGAGCCTCGTCGACGAGTTGGTGCGGCGCTTCCTCGCGGACAGCTCGGACAAGACGGTGGCCGTGCTCTCGGTGGATCCGTCGAAGCGCAAGTCGGGCGGCGCGCTCTTGGGCGACCGCATCCGCATGAACGCCATCGACGATCCGCGCGTGTACATGCGCTCGCTGGCGACGCGGCAGTCGAATCTGGCGCTGTCGAAGCACGTGGGCGAGTCCATCGAGGTGTGCCGCGCGGCGGGCTTCGACCTGGTCATCGTGGAGACGTCGGGCATCGGGCAGTCGGACACGGAAATCACCGAGCATGCCGACGTGTCGCTCTATCTGATGACCGCGGAATACGGCGCGGCGACGCAACTCGAGAAGATCGACATGCTCGACTTCGCCGACATCATCGCCATCAACAAATTCGACAAACGCGGCTCGCTCGATGCGCTGCGCGACGTGAAGAAGCAGTGGCGGCGCAACCACAATGCCTTCACCCTTCCGGACGAGGACGTTCCCGTTTACGGAACCATTGCCTCGCAGTTCAATGATCCGGGCATGAACGGCCTGTATCGGACGATCATCTCCGTGCTGGCGAAGAAGACGGGCGCATCGCTCGCCGCGAATGGCTCGCTCACCGGGGGCATGAGCGAAAAGCGCTGGATCATCCCGCCGGAGCGAACGCGCTACCTCGCCGAGATCGTGGAGACGTGCGAGGCGTACGACGCGTTCGTGCGCAGCCAGGCAGCCATCGCGCGGAGGATGTACCAGCTGCACGGGGCCATCGAGACGTTGCGCGCCAACATCGGCAAAAAGAGCCTCGAGATCGTGGAGCCCACGGGGGTCGACGACGTGGTGCAGGTCACGGAACGCACGGCCGAAGAACCGTCGTACCTCGGGGAGCTCGAGAGGCTTTATCAGGATTTGGCAGCGCGCCTCGCGCCGGAGTGCAAAAAGCTCCTCGACGAGTGGCCGGCAACCAAGCGGCGCTACGCGGCGGCGAAATACCAATTCCAGGTGCGCGACAAGGTCATCGAGCTCGACCTCATTTCCGAGACGCTGTCGCATTTGCGCGTCCCCAAGGTGGCGCTGCCCAAATACGAAGATTGGGGCGACATCCTCACGTGGCTCCTGCGCGAAGCGCCGCCCGGGCAATTCCCTTTCACCGCGGGCGTCTTTCCGCTGAAGCGCGAGGGCGAAGATCCGGCGCGCATGTTCGCCGGCGAGGGCGGCCCGGAGCGCACCAACCGGCGCTTCCATTACGTCTCGCGCGGTCTGCCGGCGAAGCGGCTTTCGACGGCGTTCGACTCGGTGACGTTGTACGGCGAAGATCCCGATCCGCGGCCGGACATCTACGGCAAGGTCGGCAACTCGGGCGTGTCCATCGCCAACGTGGACGATGCGAAGAAGCTGTATTCCGGCTTCGATTTGGCCAATCCGGCCACGTCGGTGTCGATGACCATCAACGGGCCGGCGCCGATGCTGCTCGGATTCTTCTTGAACGCGGCCATCGACCAGGGTTGCGAGAAGTGGATCAAGAGCCAGGGCAAAGAGGCCGAGATCGACAAGAAGATCGACGCGCTGTACGCGGAGCGCGGGCTGCCGCGGCCGCGCTACCAAGGGTCGCTTCCGGAGGGGAACGACGGGCTCGGGCTGATGCTGCTCGGCGTCTCCGGCGACGAGGTTCTGCCGCGCGAGGTGTACGAGAAGATCCGCGCGGCGACGCTGTCGCAGGTGCGCGGCACGGTGCAGGCCGACATTCTGAAAGAGGACCAGGCGCAGAATACCTGCATCTTCTCGACGGAGTTCGCCCTGCGGATGATGGGGGACATTCAGCAGTACTTCATCGACAACCGGGTGCAGAATTTCTATTCGGTGTCGATTTCGGGCTACCACATCGCCGAAGCGGGAGCGAACCCCATTTCGCAATTGGCCTTTACCTTGGCCAATGGGTTTACCTTCGTCGAGTATTACCTGTCGCGCGGAATGCACATCGACGATTTCGCGCCCAATCTGTCCTTCTTCTTCTCGAACGGGATGGATCCCGAATACACGGTCATCGGGCGCGTGGCGCGGCGCATCTGGTCGCGAACCATCCGCGACAAGTACGATGGCAACGAGCGCTCGCAGAAGCTGAAGTACCATATTCAAACTTCGGGAAGGTCGCTCCACGCGCAAGAGATTGCGTTCAACGATATCCGCACGACCTTGCAGGCGCTGTTGGCGCTGATGGACAACTGCAATTCGCTGCATACCAATGCGTACGACGAGGCGATCACCACGCCGACGGAAGAAAGCGTGCGGCGGGCGCTGGCGATTCAGTTGGTCATCACCAAGGAGTTCGGGCTCGCGAAAAACGAAAATCCGACGCAAGGCTCGTTCATCGTCGAGGAATTGACCGATCTGGTCGAGGCCGCGGTGCTGACCGAATTTCGGTCGATTTCCGAGCGCGGGGGTGTGCTCGGGGCGATGGAGAGGATGTACCAGCGCTCCAAGATTCAAGAGGAGTCGCTGTATTACGAGACCTTGAAGCACAATGGGGCGTTGCCCATCGTCGGGGTGAATACGTTCTTGGATCCAAAGGGCTCGCCCACGGTGACGCCGCCGGAGGTCATTCGCGCAACCAAAGACGAGAAGGATTACGCCATCGATGCGCGCAATGCCTTTTGGAAGCGCAATGACGAGAGGGCGCAGGCCGCATTGGCCGGTATCGAACGGTCGGCACTGGATGGCGGCAATGTATTCGCCGCGTTGATGGAGGCTTGCAAGGTCTGCACCTTGGGGCAGCTTTCGGGTTCCTTGTACCGCGTCGGTGGCCAATACCGCCGGAACATGTAA
- the meaB gene encoding methylmalonyl Co-A mutase-associated GTPase MeaB — protein sequence MTRRRRLPLDDYERGVRARDRAVLARAITLVESREASDVALAQDLLTRLLPHVGGAIRIGITGVPGVGKSTLVDELGMRLLRQGKTLAVLAVDPSSSVSGGSILGDKTRMGRLSLERDAYIRPTPSGLSPGGIARRTRETMLLCEAAGFDVILVETVGVGQGEVAVSDMVDFFLVLMLPGSGDELQGIKKGILELADAIAVNKADGDNVARARTALGDLKAALRYVPRRRPTWKPEALAISGQTGEGLDALWGVVEEHRRTLEASGELAALRADQQRAWMRSLIVERLERTFLGHPEVKGRLPQLEADVRAGRTTPPLAVDALFEAYLQPMSAPARS from the coding sequence GTGACGCGCCGGCGGCGCCTGCCCCTCGACGACTACGAGCGCGGCGTCCGGGCTCGCGACCGCGCGGTGCTGGCTCGGGCCATCACGTTGGTGGAGAGCCGCGAGGCCTCCGACGTCGCCCTGGCGCAAGACCTTCTCACCCGCCTCCTTCCGCACGTCGGAGGCGCCATCCGGATCGGCATCACCGGCGTGCCCGGCGTGGGAAAGAGCACCCTGGTGGACGAACTCGGGATGCGCTTGCTCCGCCAGGGCAAGACGCTCGCGGTCCTGGCCGTCGACCCTTCGAGCAGCGTCTCCGGCGGCTCCATTCTGGGCGACAAGACGCGCATGGGCCGCCTCTCACTCGAGCGCGACGCCTACATTCGGCCCACGCCGAGCGGGCTCTCCCCGGGCGGCATCGCCCGCCGCACCCGCGAGACGATGCTTCTGTGCGAGGCGGCCGGTTTCGACGTGATCCTCGTGGAAACGGTGGGCGTCGGTCAGGGCGAGGTCGCCGTTTCGGACATGGTCGACTTCTTCCTGGTGCTCATGTTGCCCGGCTCGGGCGACGAGCTTCAGGGCATCAAAAAGGGCATATTGGAATTGGCCGACGCCATCGCCGTCAACAAGGCCGACGGCGACAACGTGGCCCGCGCGCGCACCGCATTGGGCGATCTCAAAGCGGCCCTCCGCTACGTGCCGCGCCGCCGCCCGACGTGGAAGCCCGAAGCGCTGGCGATTTCGGGGCAAACGGGCGAAGGCCTCGACGCGCTCTGGGGCGTCGTCGAGGAGCACCGCCGCACCTTGGAGGCCTCGGGCGAGCTTGCGGCCTTGCGCGCCGACCAACAGCGGGCGTGGATGCGGTCGTTGATCGTCGAGCGCCTCGAGCGAACCTTCCTGGGCCACCCCGAGGTCAAAGGCCGCCTTCCGCAGCTCGAAGCCGACGTGCGCGCCGGCCGCACCACCCCTCCGCTGGCGGTCGACGCCTTGTTCGAAGCCTATTTGCAGCCGATGTCGGCCCCCGCGAGATCGTAG
- the scpA gene encoding methylmalonyl-CoA mutase, which translates to MSLPRFADIDFDTVKVPASPLAAGDGWDTPEGIPHRRIYTEADLAGVAHLGTLPGFPPFVRGPYPTMYVQKPWTVRQYAGFSTAEESNAFYRRNLAAGQMGLSIAFDLATHRGYDSDHPRVTGDVGMAGVAIDSILDMRLLFDGIPLDKMSVSMTMNGAVLPILALYIVAAEEQGVAPAKLSGTIQNDILKEFMVRNTYIYPPAPSMKIIADIFAFTSQKMPKFNSISISGYHMQEAGATADLELGYTLADGIEYVRTGIAAGMNVDAFAPRLSFFFAVGMNFFMEVAKLRAARLLWAELMSQFSPKSPKSLALRTHCQTSGWSLTAQDVYNNVVRTVIEAMAATQGHTQSLHTNSLDEALALPTDFSARIARNTQLQLQLESGTCRPVDAWGGSYYVERLTHDLAERARAHIAEVEGLGGMVKAIEAGVPKLRIEEAAARAQARIDSGRQAIIGVNRYRPTTAEAVPVLKVDNAAVRRTQIERLEKLRRERDGTEVQRALDALLACAEGRGGNLLELAVNAARARATVGEMSMALEKAWGRHQAEIKAIAGVYAGEVGESSDAVTAVRARTQGFLEREGRRPRILVAKMGQDGHDRGQKVIATAFADLGFDVDIGPLFQTPEETALAAVENDVHVIGASSLAAGHLTLVPALRAALAKLGRPDILVVVGGVVPPDDYPALRAAGAAEIFGPGTVIAEAASALLDRLEQPPEDEAS; encoded by the coding sequence ATGAGCCTTCCCCGTTTCGCCGACATCGACTTCGACACCGTGAAGGTGCCCGCCTCCCCGCTTGCTGCGGGCGATGGCTGGGATACCCCCGAGGGTATTCCCCACCGGCGCATCTACACCGAGGCGGATCTCGCCGGCGTCGCCCACTTGGGGACCCTGCCCGGCTTCCCGCCATTCGTGCGCGGCCCCTACCCGACGATGTACGTGCAGAAGCCCTGGACCGTGCGCCAGTACGCCGGCTTCTCCACCGCCGAGGAGTCCAACGCCTTTTACCGCCGCAACCTCGCGGCCGGCCAGATGGGCCTCTCGATCGCCTTCGACTTGGCCACGCACCGCGGCTACGACAGCGACCATCCGCGTGTCACCGGCGACGTCGGCATGGCCGGCGTGGCCATCGACTCCATCCTCGACATGCGCCTGCTCTTCGACGGCATTCCGCTCGACAAGATGAGCGTGTCGATGACCATGAACGGCGCCGTCCTGCCGATTCTCGCGCTCTACATCGTCGCCGCCGAGGAGCAGGGCGTTGCACCGGCGAAGCTTTCCGGCACCATCCAGAACGACATCCTCAAAGAGTTCATGGTGCGGAATACGTACATCTATCCGCCCGCCCCCTCGATGAAGATCATCGCGGACATCTTCGCGTTTACGTCGCAGAAGATGCCCAAGTTCAATTCGATTTCCATTTCCGGCTACCACATGCAGGAAGCGGGGGCCACGGCCGATCTCGAGCTCGGGTACACCCTCGCCGATGGCATCGAGTACGTGCGCACCGGCATCGCCGCCGGCATGAATGTCGACGCCTTCGCGCCGCGCCTGTCCTTCTTTTTCGCTGTCGGAATGAATTTCTTCATGGAGGTCGCCAAGCTGCGCGCCGCGCGTTTGCTCTGGGCCGAGCTCATGTCGCAATTCTCGCCGAAGAGCCCCAAGAGCCTCGCCCTGCGCACCCACTGCCAGACCTCGGGTTGGTCGCTCACCGCGCAAGACGTCTACAACAACGTCGTCCGCACCGTGATCGAAGCCATGGCGGCCACGCAGGGTCATACGCAGAGCCTGCACACGAACTCATTGGACGAGGCGCTCGCCCTGCCCACCGACTTCTCCGCGCGCATTGCGCGCAATACGCAGTTGCAATTGCAACTCGAGTCCGGCACGTGCCGGCCCGTCGATGCATGGGGCGGCAGCTACTACGTCGAACGCCTCACGCACGACCTGGCCGAGAGGGCGCGGGCCCATATCGCCGAGGTGGAAGGGCTCGGCGGCATGGTCAAGGCCATCGAGGCCGGCGTGCCCAAGCTACGCATCGAGGAAGCGGCGGCCCGCGCGCAGGCGCGCATCGATTCGGGGCGGCAGGCCATCATCGGCGTCAATCGGTACCGGCCCACCACGGCCGAGGCCGTCCCGGTGCTCAAGGTCGACAACGCGGCCGTGCGGCGCACGCAGATCGAGCGGCTCGAGAAGCTGCGACGCGAGCGCGACGGCACCGAGGTCCAGCGCGCGCTCGATGCGCTGCTGGCGTGCGCCGAGGGGCGCGGGGGCAATCTGCTCGAGCTCGCAGTGAATGCCGCGCGGGCACGCGCCACCGTGGGCGAGATGTCCATGGCGCTCGAGAAGGCGTGGGGCCGGCACCAGGCCGAGATCAAAGCCATCGCCGGGGTGTATGCTGGAGAGGTGGGAGAAAGCTCGGACGCCGTCACCGCGGTGCGAGCGCGCACGCAGGGCTTCCTCGAGCGCGAAGGCCGCCGGCCGCGCATCCTCGTCGCCAAGATGGGGCAAGATGGGCACGACCGCGGGCAAAAGGTCATCGCGACGGCGTTCGCCGATCTCGGCTTCGACGTGGACATCGGGCCGCTCTTTCAGACGCCGGAGGAGACCGCCCTGGCCGCCGTCGAAAACGACGTGCACGTCATCGGGGCGAGCTCGCTGGCCGCGGGGCACTTGACCTTGGTGCCGGCGTTGCGGGCGGCGCTGGCCAAGCTCGGAAGGCCGGACATCCTCGTCGTCGTGGGCGGCGTCGTTCCGCCGGACGACTACCCTGCACTGCGCGCAGCCGGTGCCGCCGAGATCTTCGGCCCGGGCACGGTCATCGCGGAGGCGGCGAGCGCCTTGCTCGATCGGCTCGAGCAGCCGCCCGAGGACGAAGCATCGTGA
- a CDS encoding antibiotic biosynthesis monooxygenase, producing MNRSQSFPLLVALGLSLASMACTPASTSSSTSTSAAVSPAQTSGTSVPLVCQAKIARQWRGKTTNAKADEYAAYLADAIKKFRTIKGNLGYQMMRETIGAETHFSVISYWESREAIKAYAGEDISRTRVAPRDPEFIIDPEMTVKNYDLAGADIGCK from the coding sequence ATGAACCGATCGCAATCTTTTCCGTTACTGGTTGCCTTGGGGTTGTCGCTTGCCTCGATGGCATGCACGCCCGCGTCGACGTCCTCGTCCACGTCGACCTCCGCGGCGGTTTCACCGGCTCAGACGTCAGGTACATCGGTGCCGCTCGTCTGTCAGGCGAAGATCGCCCGGCAGTGGCGCGGCAAAACGACGAACGCCAAGGCCGATGAATACGCGGCGTACCTGGCCGATGCGATCAAGAAATTTCGCACCATCAAGGGAAACCTCGGATACCAAATGATGCGCGAGACCATCGGTGCCGAGACGCATTTCTCGGTCATCAGCTATTGGGAATCGCGCGAGGCCATCAAAGCCTACGCCGGGGAGGACATCAGCCGCACGCGCGTCGCCCCGCGCGATCCGGAGTTCATCATCGACCCCGAGATGACGGTGAAGAACTACGATCTCGCGGGGGCCGACATCGGCTGCAAATAG
- a CDS encoding OmpA family protein, whose protein sequence is MAAENAASEGTPLSKIEGLSDGGIAARHPERRVHLQLAPSFEVDETFNSVRATLSPMACWRLDSVRFGFDASFIHAEAREEFVALAALATELEGAPLSIFGHADSTNTDDYNKHLSSRRAEAVYAVLTRRTDIWERLHESPYGGDDWRKQRVVGAMLTALGYEAASVDEVKRFQSEHDCTADGEVGPQTRGALFEAYMDLLCTEVEGATPFRVEAARFLGQGTNADGKGDYQACSDFNPAVVFSSDEENEFKKGENKQKRDNAHAPSRRIVVYFFRPGTVIAVDRWPCPTAKEDAAACKKRFWSDADTRRKPGTERRTFAKHRNTFACRFYHGLAMRSPCERLGGTQRVTFKLVDYMGYKLEYAPCFVIVESGYRDAVSDGEGLVSTVMPEGPPMVMMPSGQFVRFDEAYPYYENDPVSNLREGSSPPAPRSEDSRYDGEDLLEALFSSSGKT, encoded by the coding sequence ATGGCTGCTGAAAACGCTGCTTCGGAAGGTACACCGCTGTCGAAGATCGAAGGGCTCTCCGACGGCGGCATCGCGGCGCGCCATCCGGAGCGGCGCGTGCATCTTCAGCTCGCGCCGTCGTTCGAGGTGGACGAAACCTTCAACAGTGTGCGGGCAACCCTGAGCCCCATGGCGTGCTGGCGGCTGGACAGTGTGCGTTTCGGCTTCGATGCATCGTTCATCCATGCCGAGGCCCGCGAGGAGTTCGTCGCGCTGGCGGCGTTGGCCACGGAGCTGGAAGGCGCCCCGCTTTCCATTTTCGGGCACGCGGATTCGACGAACACGGACGACTACAACAAGCACTTGAGCAGCCGTCGCGCGGAGGCCGTCTACGCGGTCCTGACGCGGCGAACGGATATCTGGGAAAGGCTGCACGAGTCGCCCTACGGCGGCGACGACTGGAGAAAGCAGCGCGTGGTGGGGGCGATGCTGACGGCGCTCGGCTACGAAGCGGCGTCGGTGGACGAGGTGAAGCGCTTTCAATCCGAGCACGATTGCACCGCCGATGGCGAGGTGGGGCCGCAGACGCGCGGGGCATTGTTCGAAGCTTACATGGACCTTTTGTGCACCGAGGTGGAGGGCGCGACGCCCTTTCGGGTGGAGGCTGCGCGGTTCTTGGGCCAGGGCACGAACGCGGACGGCAAGGGCGATTACCAAGCCTGCAGCGACTTCAACCCCGCCGTGGTCTTCTCGAGCGACGAAGAGAACGAGTTCAAGAAGGGCGAAAACAAGCAAAAGCGCGACAACGCCCACGCTCCGAGCCGGCGCATCGTCGTGTACTTTTTCCGCCCCGGCACGGTGATCGCGGTCGACCGCTGGCCGTGTCCAACGGCGAAGGAGGACGCCGCCGCGTGCAAAAAGCGCTTTTGGTCCGATGCGGACACGCGGCGCAAACCGGGCACCGAGCGCCGCACGTTCGCCAAGCATCGCAACACCTTCGCGTGCCGTTTCTACCACGGGCTGGCCATGCGCTCGCCGTGCGAACGGCTCGGCGGCACGCAGCGCGTGACGTTCAAGCTGGTCGACTACATGGGATACAAGTTGGAATATGCACCTTGCTTCGTCATCGTCGAATCTGGCTACCGCGACGCGGTGAGCGATGGCGAAGGTCTGGTGAGCACCGTGATGCCCGAAGGCCCGCCCATGGTGATGATGCCATCCGGCCAATTCGTCCGATTCGACGAGGCGTATCCGTATTACGAGAACGATCCGGTGAGCAACCTTCGCGAAGGGTCGTCCCCGCCGGCTCCTCGGAGTGAGGACAGTCGGTACGACGGGGAGGATCTCCTGGAGGCGCTCTTCTCGTCCTCGGGGAAGACCTAA
- a CDS encoding methylmalonyl-CoA mutase family protein, with the protein MPFPSVTIADWRALVDKELAGKPFDKVLVHQALEGLPIAPLYTERPTPGPEGGRSDQGLPPPDAGGPPLAAADFQRRGRGGGAFRICMRHAVDVDVATLVADIAQGADAFWIPGGKIPEGARARAELKDTVFILDENVISTLRYHEAGADAADEIAIALSLGVRALESGTKPVAVQIAVGRDTFVELCKVRALRTCWQKLLAAAGGREMPPQVLVHAVCSSRTLTVRDPWVNMLRVTTQVFAAVLGGADLVTPAVFDAAFGAVSTALGHRVARNTGLVLREESFLGKVADAAGGSYYFETVTDTLAREAWSRFRELERDGGIVEVERSGRLAVQLEAKWKAQLKAIATRKVPILGVSEFANLRERLPHPSPPPGGEGAGTSRDAAVFEELRGRAEALSPPPEAVLVTLGTFAESRPRVGFAAGFFAAGGIATRESAQDESAAIVCLCGTDDAYAAEAAAHAKKLKAAGCSRVLLAGRPGALEASLRDAGVDGFIFVGCDAVAILSALLDGASS; encoded by the coding sequence ATGCCCTTTCCGTCCGTGACCATCGCCGACTGGCGAGCCCTCGTCGACAAGGAGCTCGCCGGCAAGCCGTTCGACAAAGTGCTCGTGCACCAGGCACTCGAAGGGCTGCCGATCGCGCCCCTCTATACGGAGCGACCGACTCCAGGGCCGGAGGGCGGCCGATCGGATCAAGGGCTCCCTCCCCCGGACGCCGGAGGTCCGCCGCTTGCGGCGGCCGACTTTCAACGCAGGGGTCGGGGTGGGGGGGCTTTTCGCATTTGCATGCGACACGCTGTGGATGTCGATGTCGCAACGTTGGTCGCGGACATCGCTCAAGGCGCCGATGCGTTCTGGATCCCGGGAGGGAAGATCCCCGAGGGAGCCCGCGCGCGCGCGGAGTTGAAGGATACGGTCTTCATCCTGGATGAAAACGTCATCTCCACGCTGCGCTACCACGAGGCCGGGGCCGATGCGGCCGACGAGATAGCCATCGCTCTGTCGCTCGGGGTGCGCGCCCTCGAGTCGGGAACGAAGCCGGTGGCGGTGCAGATCGCCGTCGGGCGGGATACGTTCGTGGAGCTTTGCAAAGTGCGCGCGCTGCGCACGTGCTGGCAGAAGCTGCTCGCGGCCGCCGGCGGGCGCGAGATGCCGCCTCAGGTGCTGGTGCATGCCGTGTGCTCGTCACGCACGCTCACCGTGCGCGATCCGTGGGTGAACATGCTGCGGGTGACGACCCAGGTCTTTGCCGCCGTGCTCGGCGGGGCCGATCTCGTGACGCCTGCGGTGTTCGACGCGGCCTTCGGCGCGGTCTCGACGGCGCTGGGCCATAGGGTCGCACGCAATACGGGGCTCGTGCTGCGTGAGGAGAGCTTTCTCGGAAAGGTCGCCGATGCGGCTGGAGGCTCGTATTACTTCGAGACGGTGACCGACACGCTTGCGCGCGAGGCGTGGAGCCGATTCCGCGAGCTGGAACGCGATGGCGGGATCGTCGAGGTCGAGCGAAGCGGGCGGCTCGCCGTGCAGCTCGAGGCGAAGTGGAAGGCGCAGCTCAAGGCCATTGCCACGCGGAAGGTGCCGATTCTTGGGGTGTCGGAGTTTGCCAATCTGCGCGAGCGGCTCCCCCACCCCAGCCCTCCCCCGGGGGGGGAGGGAGCCGGGACGTCTCGTGACGCTGCGGTGTTCGAGGAGCTGCGAGGGCGCGCGGAGGCGCTCTCTCCGCCGCCGGAGGCGGTGCTCGTGACCTTGGGCACGTTTGCCGAGTCGAGGCCGCGTGTCGGGTTTGCTGCGGGGTTCTTTGCGGCGGGGGGCATCGCGACGCGGGAGAGCGCGCAGGACGAGAGCGCGGCCATCGTTTGCCTGTGCGGCACGGACGACGCGTATGCCGCCGAAGCTGCGGCACACGCGAAAAAGCTCAAGGCCGCGGGGTGCTCGCGCGTTCTTCTCGCAGGAAGACCTGGTGCGCTCGAAGCGTCCCTTCGTGACGCCGGCGTCGATGGGTTCATTTTCGTCGGCTGCGATGCCGTCGCCATTCTCTCCGCTCTCTTGGACGGAGCATCCTCATGA
- a CDS encoding enoyl-CoA hydratase — protein sequence MGEEILFDVRGDGIAWLTFNRPAARNAMTLGMYARLEEVCKGAARHPSVRVLLLRGAGDKAFVAGTDISEFRNFSNAEDGIAYEASMSRVLDVLEELPIPTIAVLQGACTGGGAAIAAACDLRIGDPSARFGFPIARTLGNTLSTRNLARLAALLGVAKTKELLFLARLMNAEEMRAAGLLSEIVPAEGLHARAEAMAATLLEHAPITLRTCKSELGRVLRSAAPPEGEAHVIEAYTSDDFKEGVDSFLVKRTPHWRGQ from the coding sequence ATGGGCGAGGAGATCCTTTTCGACGTACGCGGCGATGGCATCGCATGGCTCACGTTCAACCGACCCGCGGCGCGCAATGCGATGACCCTCGGGATGTACGCTCGCCTCGAGGAGGTCTGCAAGGGCGCTGCGCGCCATCCGTCGGTCCGCGTTCTGCTCTTGCGCGGCGCGGGCGACAAGGCCTTCGTCGCGGGAACCGATATTTCGGAGTTTCGCAACTTCTCGAACGCGGAAGATGGCATTGCCTACGAGGCGAGCATGAGCCGCGTGCTCGACGTTCTCGAGGAGCTGCCCATCCCCACCATCGCCGTCCTGCAGGGAGCGTGCACCGGCGGGGGTGCGGCGATTGCGGCCGCCTGCGATCTACGCATCGGCGACCCGTCGGCGCGCTTCGGTTTTCCCATTGCGCGCACGCTCGGCAATACGCTTTCCACGCGCAACCTCGCGCGCCTCGCGGCACTTCTGGGCGTGGCCAAAACGAAGGAGCTGCTCTTTCTCGCGCGCCTGATGAACGCCGAGGAGATGCGCGCGGCGGGACTCCTGAGCGAGATCGTCCCCGCCGAGGGACTCCATGCGCGTGCGGAGGCCATGGCCGCGACGCTGCTCGAGCATGCGCCCATCACCTTGCGCACCTGCAAAAGCGAGCTTGGGCGCGTGCTGCGTTCGGCGGCACCGCCGGAAGGCGAAGCGCACGTCATCGAGGCGTACACGAGCGACGACTTCAAGGAAGGCGTCGATTCGTTCCTCGTCAAACGCACACCCCATTGGCGCGGTCAGTAG